GCTGAAGTATCAGCCGGAACAGCTTTTTGACGCGGTTCTCCTTGATGCCCCCTGCTCTTCTACCGGCACACTTCGCAAACATCCGGATGTCTGCTGGACGAAGGATGCAAACGATATCGCCAAACTCGCGGCGCTACAGGGTCAGATGCTGCGGCACGCGCTGACCTTTGTGGGTCCGGGCGGTCTGGTGGTCTTTTCCAACTGCTCGCTCGATCCGTCCGAGGGAGAAGAGGTGATCGACGGTGTCCTGGCTGAAAATCCCGATTTCGAGCGGGTTGCCGTTCGCGCTGAGGATTGGCCAGGCATGGAGGCGGCCGTCAACAGAGATGGCGATCTTCGCACGACGCCGGACATGTTCGGCGGTGTAGACGGCTTTTTTAGCAGTGTCTTGCGTAAGAAGTAGAAAAAAGCGAAGCTCTCGCGAATCATTAGATATTTATCGAAAACGTTCCGGTCGTCGCGGTTCACTGATAAAAACAAAACATGTGAAACGGGAAACACAGCTTGTTAGGGTCCTTCGCAGGCAGCATGAATTCCGCCGGTCTTCTGTCGCGGATGGCGTATCGTCATCTGTGTGTCGGCCTCGCGCCATTGCGCCTGCATCTTTCTCGGTTCGCCAATCGAGTGCCGGCAGGGCTGGTGGCGGCGCCGACGGATCTGAGGGCGATCGACCCTTATTTCGCGGAGGAACTTCTAAGGGGCCGTATCGCGCTTGCGGGGCGAGTTGTCGAGACCGGCGGCGCATCGCCGTTTCAAATCGAGTACCCTTCAGCGGTTTTTGAAGAGAGGCTGCACGCGTTCAGCTGGTTGCGCCACATTCGCTCCGATAAATCTAGCGAAGCTTGCAAACGTGCCCGACGGATTGTTGCGGAATGGATGGGATTTCACGGCAAGCGGCTTACAGGTACCGCGTGGTCGCCGGAAATCGCGGCGCAGAGGTTAATTGCCTGGCTCTCCCACTCGCCGGTGGTGTTATTCGAGGCCGACGCGGGCTTCTATCGCCGTTTCCTGAAAAGCCTTGGCCTTCATGTTCGTTACCTTGAGAGGATCGCCAAACACGCGCCGGATGGGGAAGCGCGGCTGAAGATCAGGATTGCCCTCGCGATGGCCTCCATCGCCATGCCAACCCGCCTGTCCCGTATAAACCGCAATGGCGTGAAGCTGGCTCAGGAAATGGAACGCCAGATTCTCCCCGATGGGGGCCATGTCTCCCGCAATCCGCGCGTCATACTGGATTTGCTGCTCGACCTCCTGCCGCTGCGCCAAAGCTACATCAATCTCGGACACGACCTTCCTTCTGGTCTTGTTCCCGCGATTGATCGTATGTTCCCGGCTATCCGGTTTTTCCGTCACCAGGGTGGTGATCTCGCGCTGTTCAATGGTGCCACGGCGACGCTTGCCAGCGAGCTCGTTTCCGTGCTGCGGTATGACGAGACGGCCGGTCGGCCATCGAAAGTCCTGCCGGATGTGAATTACCATCGGCTTGCCACGGATGACACTGTCGTCATCATTGATACCGGTCATCCGGGCTCCGCGGAACTTTCCCGCCAGGCGCATTCGGGCTGTCTGTCGTTCGAGATGTCCTGCGGCAAGAACCGGT
This genomic interval from Agrobacterium tumefaciens contains the following:
- a CDS encoding heparinase II/III family protein; its protein translation is MNSAGLLSRMAYRHLCVGLAPLRLHLSRFANRVPAGLVAAPTDLRAIDPYFAEELLRGRIALAGRVVETGGASPFQIEYPSAVFEERLHAFSWLRHIRSDKSSEACKRARRIVAEWMGFHGKRLTGTAWSPEIAAQRLIAWLSHSPVVLFEADAGFYRRFLKSLGLHVRYLERIAKHAPDGEARLKIRIALAMASIAMPTRLSRINRNGVKLAQEMERQILPDGGHVSRNPRVILDLLLDLLPLRQSYINLGHDLPSGLVPAIDRMFPAIRFFRHQGGDLALFNGATATLASELVSVLRYDETAGRPSKVLPDVNYHRLATDDTVVIIDTGHPGSAELSRQAHSGCLSFEMSCGKNRFIVNSGFPRNAAPEYQRASRSTAAHSTVTLADTSSSRLSRSRLLGPIMVSGVSHVDSRRSTDANGNDVLWAAHDGYVQNFGCYHEREIELNAAGTKIKGRDLLRADGAAAKEQLQSVSAVSRFHIHPHIQLHPRDEESVYLEAGDGTTWLLSAPGLELFITEDVFMADASGMRPSQQIELPFNLVNTREIRWLLERKA